In Streptomyces sp. NBC_00878, a single window of DNA contains:
- a CDS encoding DUF4328 domain-containing protein: protein MQGLAPEDPGWIGSYRLLGRLGEGGMGRVYLARSERGRTVAVKVVREDLARKSDFRLRFAQEVKAAQRVGGEWTAPVLDADTEAATPWVATGYVAGPSLSEVVDKQYGPLPPKSVRALATGLIRALQAIHGAGLVHRDLKPSNVLVTIDGPRVIDFGIARALDTTTQSVDGLTLTGAVVGSPGFMSPEQVRGERVTFASDVFCLGVVLAYTLTGRLPFGAGEGGIHSLLFRIAEGEADLTGIPEPWHGPITACLTKDPSQRPSLDTLLTSIEGIEGVAVAGGAWLPGEVLAELGRHAVQLLNSEDPQSLAQSPPSVPVSVQVQVPAPIPATVPVQGFGPPVSYDPSAPLWQSPPPPGSGTPPGGFHPGSLPPQGILPPHGFASGGPQAPYHSGAGAPRPYARSTRGLATALSVLLGLYTLPLLFRAAVLGTAFSQLSAEDSLSAPKLIEDFESLRIATVAADLLDVLVGLTVVIVWAFWFQRTRNNAEAFAPGRVRHSLGMAAGSWFIPVVNLYMPKQISNDIWTVTTGRPTGARRWLLHTWWWFWLCYVLTDLRGSFTSWYDEKLAVGATDVIVSSLFTTFIGVVTAVLAILVVTRLTSLQQNRIRGGGAQ from the coding sequence ATGCAGGGGTTGGCTCCGGAGGATCCGGGCTGGATCGGCAGTTATCGACTGCTCGGCAGGCTCGGTGAGGGCGGCATGGGGCGGGTGTACCTGGCCCGTTCCGAGCGCGGCCGTACGGTCGCGGTGAAGGTCGTCCGGGAGGACCTGGCCCGCAAGTCCGACTTCCGGTTGCGCTTCGCGCAGGAGGTGAAGGCGGCGCAGCGGGTCGGCGGCGAGTGGACGGCGCCCGTGCTGGACGCCGACACGGAGGCGGCGACGCCCTGGGTCGCCACCGGCTACGTCGCCGGCCCCTCGCTCTCCGAAGTGGTGGACAAGCAGTACGGACCGCTGCCCCCGAAGTCCGTACGAGCGCTGGCGACCGGGCTCATACGCGCGCTTCAGGCCATCCACGGCGCGGGGCTGGTGCACCGCGACCTCAAGCCCTCCAACGTCCTGGTGACGATCGACGGGCCCCGCGTCATCGACTTCGGCATCGCGCGCGCCCTCGACACGACCACGCAGTCCGTCGACGGCCTCACCCTCACGGGTGCCGTCGTGGGGTCGCCGGGCTTCATGTCGCCCGAGCAGGTGCGCGGGGAGCGGGTGACGTTCGCGAGTGACGTCTTCTGCCTCGGCGTCGTGCTGGCGTACACCCTGACGGGGCGACTGCCGTTCGGCGCGGGCGAGGGCGGCATTCACTCGCTGCTCTTCCGCATCGCGGAGGGGGAGGCGGACCTCACCGGCATACCCGAGCCGTGGCACGGGCCGATCACGGCGTGCCTCACGAAGGACCCGTCCCAACGGCCTTCGCTGGACACGCTGTTGACCTCCATCGAGGGCATCGAGGGCGTGGCGGTGGCGGGCGGCGCGTGGCTGCCGGGCGAGGTGCTGGCGGAGCTGGGCCGGCACGCCGTCCAACTCCTGAACAGCGAGGACCCGCAGAGCCTGGCGCAGAGTCCGCCATCGGTACCGGTATCGGTACAGGTACAGGTACCCGCACCGATACCGGCAACGGTCCCAGTGCAGGGCTTCGGCCCGCCCGTCTCGTACGACCCGTCGGCGCCCCTGTGGCAGAGCCCCCCTCCGCCGGGCAGTGGCACCCCGCCGGGCGGCTTCCACCCGGGCAGTCTTCCGCCGCAGGGCATTCTCCCGCCGCACGGTTTCGCGTCAGGCGGTCCGCAGGCCCCGTACCACTCCGGGGCCGGCGCCCCCCGCCCGTACGCCCGCTCCACCCGAGGGCTCGCGACGGCCCTGTCCGTTCTGCTCGGCCTGTACACGCTGCCGCTGCTGTTCCGGGCCGCCGTCCTCGGGACGGCCTTCTCCCAGCTCAGCGCGGAGGACAGTTTGTCCGCCCCCAAGCTCATCGAGGACTTCGAGAGCCTGAGAATCGCGACGGTGGCGGCCGACCTCCTCGACGTACTGGTGGGCTTGACCGTGGTGATCGTGTGGGCGTTCTGGTTCCAGCGCACGCGCAACAACGCCGAGGCCTTCGCGCCGGGGCGCGTCCGCCACTCACTCGGGATGGCGGCCGGCTCGTGGTTCATCCCGGTCGTCAACCTCTACATGCCGAAGCAGATCAGCAACGACATCTGGACGGTGACGACCGGCCGGCCGACGGGCGCCAGGCGGTGGCTGCTGCACACGTGGTGGTGGTTCTGGCTCTGCTATGTCCTGACGGACCTGAGAGGCTCGTTCACCAGCTGGTACGACGAGAAACTCGCCGTCGGCGCCACCGACGTCATCGTCAGCTCGCTGTTCACCACCTTCATCGGCGTCGTGACCGCCGTGCTGGCCATCCTCGTCGTGACCCGGCTGACGTCCCTCCAGCAGAACCGCATCCGAGGAGGAGGCGCCCAGTAG